A genomic segment from Lignipirellula cremea encodes:
- a CDS encoding peptidylprolyl isomerase, whose amino-acid sequence MFIACLACLLGGSAAAQYSSAPYSGAPSADAQYYNSPSRFPQDSSSASDGSYRVAQNPATGGGAYSPPGGSFNPPGGSFNPGGVASPASPSVPLNPPGQTNPAAGAYSPSSYSPPSAPVGAYRPPAYPTTGSPGSALPPTDYAGGMPSPVGAPAPYRPATASRAPIEQRYRQPAESQPPASYPPASYPPQPANRFPAQPSAQSPTSYPPPQQQPPSQPTYSTASTAPLPTAPGPAPPGVSPSAPANPASRAAQESAESLYSPARIVARIGNQTILAGDLLGTINQMLEPYEGKVPEEQLEAERQKLMQQLLERSIETKLVYNDFLSTVPDENLPQLEKAVREAFMAQRLPELIERAKVANAAELDNKLRGYGASIDKTIRVFQEQVLAQQHLRRQVDTEAEVTHAEMLTYYREHAADYDVPAKARWERLMVRFTDHPSPQAARQAIAQMGNEVVGGAQFAVVAKRSSQGSNASKGGYHDWTTRGSLASEALDEAIFTLPIGKLSQIIEDRNGYHIIRVIERIDDGQVSFVDAQPKIKDAIKNARVQKQQQDFLAELRAKTYVWTVFDDKK is encoded by the coding sequence ATGTTCATCGCCTGTCTCGCCTGCCTTTTGGGTGGATCGGCCGCTGCGCAGTATTCCAGCGCTCCGTACTCGGGCGCTCCGTCTGCTGATGCGCAGTACTATAATTCGCCGTCGCGATTCCCTCAGGATTCGTCGAGCGCTAGCGATGGTTCGTATCGGGTGGCCCAGAATCCGGCAACTGGCGGAGGCGCCTATAGTCCTCCCGGCGGCTCGTTTAATCCGCCCGGCGGCTCGTTTAACCCTGGCGGCGTTGCCTCGCCGGCGTCGCCCTCCGTTCCCTTGAATCCGCCTGGCCAGACCAACCCGGCTGCTGGGGCGTACTCGCCTTCGTCGTACTCGCCGCCGTCGGCGCCTGTGGGGGCGTACCGTCCGCCGGCTTATCCCACGACAGGCAGCCCGGGCAGCGCGCTTCCCCCAACCGACTATGCGGGCGGCATGCCGTCTCCCGTTGGCGCGCCGGCCCCGTATCGGCCGGCGACCGCCTCGCGTGCTCCGATCGAGCAGCGGTATCGCCAACCGGCGGAATCGCAACCGCCGGCCAGTTATCCGCCGGCCAGTTATCCGCCGCAGCCGGCGAACCGTTTCCCGGCGCAGCCCAGCGCCCAGTCGCCGACCAGTTATCCGCCGCCGCAGCAACAGCCGCCGTCGCAACCGACGTACTCGACCGCATCGACCGCTCCGCTGCCCACCGCCCCGGGACCGGCGCCGCCTGGCGTGAGTCCGTCCGCCCCTGCCAACCCCGCCAGTCGCGCGGCGCAGGAGTCGGCCGAATCGCTTTACAGTCCGGCCCGTATTGTGGCCCGGATCGGCAACCAGACCATCCTGGCCGGCGATCTGCTGGGCACGATCAATCAAATGCTGGAGCCGTACGAAGGGAAAGTCCCCGAGGAACAGCTGGAAGCTGAACGCCAGAAGTTGATGCAGCAATTGCTGGAGCGATCCATCGAAACCAAGCTCGTGTATAACGACTTTCTCTCGACCGTGCCCGATGAGAACCTGCCGCAACTGGAAAAGGCCGTACGCGAAGCGTTCATGGCGCAGCGCCTGCCGGAACTGATCGAACGGGCCAAAGTGGCGAACGCCGCCGAACTGGACAACAAACTGCGCGGCTATGGCGCCTCGATTGACAAAACCATCCGGGTGTTCCAGGAACAGGTCCTTGCCCAGCAGCATCTGCGACGCCAGGTCGATACCGAAGCGGAAGTCACCCACGCAGAAATGCTAACCTACTACCGCGAACATGCGGCCGACTACGATGTGCCCGCCAAGGCCCGCTGGGAACGTTTGATGGTTCGCTTTACGGATCACCCTTCGCCCCAGGCGGCTCGCCAGGCGATTGCCCAGATGGGGAACGAAGTCGTCGGCGGCGCCCAGTTCGCCGTGGTGGCGAAACGCTCTTCGCAGGGATCAAACGCCTCCAAAGGCGGGTATCACGACTGGACCACCCGTGGCAGCCTGGCCTCGGAAGCGCTCGACGAAGCCATTTTCACGCTGCCGATCGGCAAGCTCAGTCAGATCATTGAAGACCGAAACGGCTATCACATTATTCGCGTGATCGAGCGGATCGACGATGGCCAGGTCTCTTTCGTCGACGCCCAGCCCAAAATCAAAGACGCCATCAAGAACGCCCGCGTGCAGAAGCAGCAGCAGGATTTTCTCGCCGAACTGCGGGCCAAAACGTACGTCTGGACGGTCTTCGACGACAAAAAGTAG
- a CDS encoding LutC/YkgG family protein: MNSRDKILQNVRRHLPEAAAAPSLDQAWVEYPDPLAHFSDVLASVGGRALVVEDGASLQADLDGNPFYADAKKIVSLIPGIRGNVDLQAVEDPHELGDVDFAVLPAQFAVAENGAVWVTDRGIRHRVVYFLPQHLALVIDGVQVVHQMHQAYARIEFSGPDFGVFISGPSKTADIEQSLVIGAHGPRSNTIYFRKS, encoded by the coding sequence ATGAACAGCCGGGACAAGATCTTACAGAACGTGCGGCGCCATTTGCCGGAAGCGGCCGCCGCGCCGTCGCTTGATCAGGCCTGGGTCGAGTACCCGGACCCGCTGGCCCATTTTTCCGATGTCCTGGCCAGCGTCGGCGGTCGCGCCCTGGTGGTCGAAGATGGTGCGTCGCTCCAGGCGGATCTTGACGGGAACCCGTTTTATGCCGACGCCAAAAAAATCGTTTCGCTCATCCCGGGCATACGCGGCAACGTGGATCTGCAGGCGGTCGAAGATCCTCACGAACTGGGTGATGTCGACTTTGCCGTCCTGCCGGCGCAGTTCGCCGTGGCGGAGAACGGGGCTGTCTGGGTGACGGATCGCGGCATCCGCCACCGGGTCGTCTATTTCCTGCCGCAGCATTTGGCGCTGGTGATCGACGGCGTGCAGGTGGTGCATCAAATGCACCAGGCTTACGCTCGCATTGAATTTTCCGGGCCGGACTTTGGCGTGTTTATCAGCGGTCCGTCCAAAACGGCCGACATTGAACAGTCCCTGGTGATTGGCGCCCACGGCCCGCGCTCCAACACGATTTATTTCCGGAAGAGCTGA
- a CDS encoding NAD(P)H-hydrate epimerase, which yields MEPPVLPRGLIREVDRRAIEEYGIPGLVLMENAARGAADLLLGLGVQGPVAVCCGKGNNGGDGFALARWLDLLGVETRTLVWADEDQLQGDAATNYRLLQQAGLPIEHFRGAYDGEQLSRSLFGVDWIVDALLGTGAEGNPRPPLDAVLRRLNQQPCRRLAIDLPSGLDCETGEPGEPTFRADHTCTFVARKPGFCAPAAAPYLGEIHIRQIGAPRKLILEIAAQNAGQ from the coding sequence ATGGAACCGCCTGTCCTGCCGCGCGGCCTGATCCGCGAAGTCGACCGCCGGGCGATCGAAGAATACGGCATCCCCGGCCTGGTGCTGATGGAAAACGCGGCCCGGGGCGCCGCCGACCTGCTGCTTGGCCTGGGCGTGCAGGGGCCGGTCGCCGTTTGTTGCGGCAAAGGGAACAACGGCGGCGATGGCTTTGCCCTGGCCCGCTGGCTGGACCTGCTGGGCGTCGAAACGCGGACGCTGGTCTGGGCGGACGAAGACCAGCTGCAGGGGGACGCGGCGACCAACTACCGGTTACTGCAGCAGGCGGGCCTGCCGATCGAACACTTCCGCGGCGCGTACGACGGCGAGCAGCTCAGCCGCAGCCTGTTCGGCGTCGACTGGATTGTCGATGCGTTGCTGGGGACGGGAGCGGAAGGGAACCCGCGGCCGCCGCTGGATGCGGTCCTGCGGCGTCTCAACCAGCAGCCTTGCCGGCGACTGGCGATTGATCTGCCCAGCGGCCTGGATTGCGAAACGGGCGAGCCCGGCGAGCCCACGTTCCGGGCCGATCACACCTGCACGTTTGTCGCCAGGAAGCCCGGTTTTTGCGCCCCGGCGGCTGCCCCGTACCTGGGCGAGATCCACATTCGTCAGATCGGCGCCCCGCGCAAGCTGATTCTCGAAATCGCCGCCCAGAACGCCGGGCAGTAA